The Myxococcales bacterium DNA window CCAGGCGCCGTCCGGCTCCACGGCCATTCCCTGCACATAGCAACTGGGAGAAAAGGCGATTTCACGCGTCGATAAATCAGCCGCCCGCAACCAGGTGACGACGCCGCGCAACAGACTCAGTACGTAGAAATCGTTCCGTCCGTCGGGGATCAACCGAAGGGGCCGGGGAACGGTGATCGGCTGCGAGCGCGAAGCAGTGATGGACCAGACTTGATTGCTCTGCATTCGGGCCAGAAAAAGCCGCCCGTCACCGCCGATCAAATCGTTCATGCCGCCGGTTTTCATCGCCCGCGACCAGACGGCGGAATCGGTGGCGGCAAAACGGAGCATTCCGCCGGCCAGCAACGCCACGGCGCCGATAAAAAGAAGGCGCCCCATCAAGGGGCGCCTTCCGGAATCGCTGACTGATTTGTTCATCGCGGTCGAAGTCCCGCGCACGACACCGTCGAGAATGCCAAACACCTTACTTCGTTGCGGTGTCGTCGTCGGCCGACTCGGTGTCGTCATCCGTGGAGGTGCTTTCACCGGCGGTGACGGTGAACTTGACGCCCGCAACCGCGGTGCCGACATCGGCGGACAGTTGGTAAGTCATCTCGGCGCCGCAGACATTCGGGTTCGGGATGCGATATTTCACTTCGCTGATGCCGCGATCGTCGGTCCGGTCGTAATAGGGATTGGCCAACGGGGCGACCGCGCCGGGCACGTCTTCCGGTTTGTACAAATCGCCGCCGGTGGTAACCCAACGGACCTCGATGTCGTTCATCGGCACGGAACCGCTGGAGGCCGACGAAGAGCCACCCGTCGCCGCCGAGGAAGTCGAAGTGGAAGTGGCCGCCTGGACCAAGGCGCTGACCAGCCAGTATTGATAGCCGCAACTGCCTTCCTTAGCCCGGAGGGTATTCTGCGCCTGAAGCTTGTTTTTCCGGATTTCACAATAGGTCAGCCAATAGCTGAGCGTGTCGCAGACATAGGCGGAGCAATCGCCCTCGGAACCGACCCCCGTGGTTTCCACGCAGGACTGGTAAGTAGAAAGAGCGATCTCGCTGCCTTCTCCATCTTGAAGCGAGAGCGCGCAGTTGTCGATGCAAGCCTCACGGAAGGAATTGTAGCAGGAGTTCGGCACATTCCAGGTATCGTCGCAGGCAAACGTGACCGTCTCTTCGGCATCGTAGCCGACCAAAGTGATCGTTGACCCGGCCGGCGCCATCGCCGGATCGGTTTCGCCACAGCCGAAAATATAGGCGCCAATTGACGCGAGCAAAACGCCAACTGTGACAACCAACAACCGTTTCATCAATGCCTCCTCATTAGCTCCGCTTGCGCGGATCCTTGACACCGGGTTCCGTTGGCCCGATCACACCGCCGGGCGATCGCGCACGATGCGCGGGGTGATAAAGATCAACAGCTCGCTACGCTTTTTAATCTGCTCCCGATCCCGGAAGAAAATGCCCAGCACGGGGATCCGGGCCAGCCATGGCACCGCCAATTCGGTGCGCGATTCCTCTTCCGAGAAAATGCCGCCGATCACCGAGGTTTCGCCGTTGCGAACCAGGACTTCGGTAACCGCTTCTTTTTTGTCGATCGCCGGGTCGCCGGTCGAGGTCGGAATGGAGGTGTTCGGAGCGTTCTTGGCGATTTCGATCTTCATGATGATGGATTCGTCAGCCGTGACGTGCGGCGTGACGGTCATGTTCAAGTTGGCTTCGATGAACGACAGCGCCGTTTCGCCCTGTTGCCGGATTTGGAACGGGATGCTCACGCCTTGGGTGATGCTGGCTTCTTTGTTGTCCAGGGTGGTCACTTCCGGACGCGAGATCACGCGGCCTTCGCCGCGGCTTTCCAAGGCGGAGAGCTGCAGGTCCAGGGCGATCGTATCGTTGACGCTGCCCAGGGTGATGCCGACGCCGCCGCCGCTGCCCAGGCCGATCGCGGCCGGCAGGTTAACCAGATAGTTGGCGTTGCTGATGCTGGTGATCGAACCGCCCGCGCCGCTAGTGCCGACGGCGGATTGCGACGAGGCGTTGGTTTGCTGGCCGGAGACTTCCGGACCGGTCACGCGCACGGAATTGGGGAAAGCCATGCCCGTCGGATTGCCGTGAGCCGCGTCAGCGGTGTACCGACCGCCCCATTTGATACCCATTTCGCGAGTGAAGTCGGTGCTGGCTTCCACGATACGCGATTGGATGTAGACCTGGGGGGTCTGGCTGTCGAGGCTGGCGATCAGTTGCTTGGCCTTTTTAATGTTCTTTTCGATATCCTGGATGACGATGATGTTCGTGCGCTTGTCCACGTTGGCGACGCCGCGGTTGGACAGAATCGAACGAATCTGAACCAACAGATCATCGGCGCTGGCGTAGCTCACCGGCACCAACGACATGACCAGCGGCTCCAACTGCAAACCGACCTGTTGGCGCGCCAGTTCTTCCTGCCGTTCGGAGGTCAACGTCGAAATCGGCGCCACGCGCAGAATGTTGCCCTCACGCTCGATCGCCAGTTTCTTCGTCCGCAGGATGATTTCCAACGCTTGGTCCCAGGGGACGTTGTGCAACTTGATGGTGAGTTTGCCCTGCACGTCGTCGCCCGCCACGATATTCAGGCCGCTGACTTCGCTGATAATGCGCAAAACGGACTTGATATCGGCGTCTTGGAAATCCAAGGTAATTTTTTTGCCGAAATATTGCTCTTCGGTGAAGGTGGTGTTTTCCGGGCTGATGAACCCACCTTGCTGCGCAAAGGCTGGAAGGGCGACCAGGAGCATAAAGAGGGACGCCGCAAACAGACCGGGCAACCGGTTTGCGCGCCCAATGCTTCCGCTTCGCGTCGTGGCCATATGGAGCCTCCTCAGAAGAATCGTTGTCTCTGATTCCATCTATTTCACGTTTTCGTCCGACCGAAGTCGGATTTTCATCTCGATCGTTTCCGTGCCGTCCGTCCGCCAGCTGATCCGGGTTTCGGTAACGACGACCGAATCGTCGAAAATGGCGCGGATGATGCCGCCGTTTTTACCGATCACGTCGCCGACGTGCACGGTATAGGACTTGCCGCTCGGATCTTCGAAGATCGCCAGCGGATTTTCGGTATCGCGCACAACCCCCACCAGTTTGAAGTAGCGCACTTCATACTTCAGCAAGGGGTTGTCCGACGCGCCGCTCATGATCGCCGAGGTCGGTTGATACGGACGGAAGGGATCGGGCTTGTTGATCGGATCGTATTGGTGAACCAGACCCACTTCATCCAGCACTTCCTGGGCGGTGGTCATTTTAATTTCCGTGGTCGCCGCCGGTGATTGCTGGGGAGTGGCGTTTTTCAACTGCGCCAGCTTCTCTTCCGCCGCTTTTTTGGCGTCTTCGGCGCCTTTCTTGCCGCCGCCGCCACCGAGCAGGCCGCATGCGGTCAAGGCAAACGCCAAGAGCACCAAAACAACTCCGAATTTTAATCCGCGCAAACGCATGGTGTTTTACTCCACCGCGCTGTTACAGTTTCTTCTTCTTCGCTTCTTGCTTCTCTAACATATCATCGCCCGGCGACGGCGTTTTCGGCTTCGCCGCCTGGGGCGGTGGCGCCGCCGGAGCGGCCACCGCGGTTTCGCCGGGGGCCAGGAAACGGAACGTGGTGGCGATGCAATTCGCGGAGATCTGAATCTCGCCGTTGTTGTCGACGGGGCTCGAGAGCTTCAGATTGCTGATGTTCACCACGCGTTTCAGCTTACTGATTTTATCGAAAAAGATGGCGATATTGTGGTAACCGCCCTTGATTTCCAGTTCGATCGGGATTTCGGCGTAAAAATCGCGAGGCACTTCCGCATTGGGAGTGACCTTGTTGATTTCCAGGCCGGAAGCCGAGGCCAGGTCATCCAAGCTGATCAAGAGCGCCTCAATCTGCTTTTTCTCGGGCAACTGTGCGAGTGATTGACCGAGTTGCTGATTGAGGGTCTCGATTTCCCGCTCGATGGGCTGCAAGACCTGGGCCACCGCTTTGACCTGGTTAAGTTGCGCCGTCAATTCGGCAAGCTGCTTGTCGGCCTGATCGATCTCGTTTTGCTTGACGCGGAATCCGAAGATGAAATACGCCAGAAAAA harbors:
- the pilO gene encoding type 4a pilus biogenesis protein PilO yields the protein MSNTVKIVIILALVVLVFLAYFIFGFRVKQNEIDQADKQLAELTAQLNQVKAVAQVLQPIEREIETLNQQLGQSLAQLPEKKQIEALLISLDDLASASGLEINKVTPNAEVPRDFYAEIPIELEIKGGYHNIAIFFDKISKLKRVVNISNLKLSSPVDNNGEIQISANCIATTFRFLAPGETAVAAPAAPPPQAAKPKTPSPGDDMLEKQEAKKKKL
- the pilQ gene encoding type IV pilus secretin PilQ, whose protein sequence is MLLVALPAFAQQGGFISPENTTFTEEQYFGKKITLDFQDADIKSVLRIISEVSGLNIVAGDDVQGKLTIKLHNVPWDQALEIILRTKKLAIEREGNILRVAPISTLTSERQEELARQQVGLQLEPLVMSLVPVSYASADDLLVQIRSILSNRGVANVDKRTNIIVIQDIEKNIKKAKQLIASLDSQTPQVYIQSRIVEASTDFTREMGIKWGGRYTADAAHGNPTGMAFPNSVRVTGPEVSGQQTNASSQSAVGTSGAGGSITSISNANYLVNLPAAIGLGSGGGVGITLGSVNDTIALDLQLSALESRGEGRVISRPEVTTLDNKEASITQGVSIPFQIRQQGETALSFIEANLNMTVTPHVTADESIIMKIEIAKNAPNTSIPTSTGDPAIDKKEAVTEVLVRNGETSVIGGIFSEEESRTELAVPWLARIPVLGIFFRDREQIKKRSELLIFITPRIVRDRPAV
- a CDS encoding pilus assembly protein PilP, translating into MLLAFALTACGLLGGGGGKKGAEDAKKAAEEKLAQLKNATPQQSPAATTEIKMTTAQEVLDEVGLVHQYDPINKPDPFRPYQPTSAIMSGASDNPLLKYEVRYFKLVGVVRDTENPLAIFEDPSGKSYTVHVGDVIGKNGGIIRAIFDDSVVVTETRISWRTDGTETIEMKIRLRSDENVK